The genomic segment ctcttgtaatacgtacaatggtctgaactgagtctgttgtacccaaggctaattatgaaggaatcaaatctcttgtaccaacacctcggcgcctgtttgagaccgtatagagatttgttcaacctgcaaaccaagttctccttgcctgtttcagcaaaaccctctggttggagcatataaatttcttcttcaagttctccatgaagaaatgcagttttcacatctaactgctctaagtgaagatcaaatatagcacacattgccaagactactctgattgtagtaagtcgtaccaccggagaaaatatctcattgaagtctattccttctttctgagcatatcctttcactaccaatcttgcacgataccgctccacttgatcattgccatcacgctttatcttgtaaacccatttgttgccaatggcctttcttccttgtggtagcggaacaagatcccaagtgttattcttgtgtagagcttcaatctcctcttgcattgctgtcatccacatagatacatctgtaCTTTTGATAGCCTCGTGGAAAGTTGAaggctctccatcctctgttagaagacagtatgcaatgttactctcagtaacatattctgagtgccaagtCGGTGGCcttctttcacgagtcgaccgccgaacttcaggagtttcagtctctatttgttcttgctcttcatgctctggtaCAACTTCAGAAGAAGcatgattctgagtattttccacatggactgctgtagtctcctttagaatgctattatgttcttccatttgcattttaccttctgcaaatatgacatctctgctgatgactaccttgtgggcagtgggatcccacaagcgataccccttcactccatcagcatatcccaagaatacacattttctggattttgaatccagtttgctaacttcttgtgtattgtacatcacgtacacaggacttccaaatatatgcaatcgagaataatcagctggcttcccagtccacatctccatcggtgtcttcagctcaattgcagttgatggagatcgatttatcacataacaggcggtattgactgcttctgcccaaaatgacttttctagacctgcagccttcaacattgctcttgttctttctaatagagttctgttcatccgctctgccactccattttgttgtggagtgtatgccgttgtgaactgccttttgataccttcatgttgacagaagttatcaaattcatcactggtatattctcctccattgtcagtcctcaaacacttgatcttcttttcagattcaagttccacccgcgctttgaaagttttaaagactgcgaacacatctgccttccttctaattggatacacccaacatctccaggagaagtcatctatgaatgatacaaagtatcttgctcctcccaaggatacaaccggtgcttgccaaacatcagagtgaatcaggtctaagatgcatttgctcttagttgttgatgtgccaaacttcaacctgtgctgtttacttgtaacacagtgctcacaaaaaggtaaagtaacctttgtaagcccagggagtaacttctgatcagagagaacctttaaacctttctctgacatgtggcctagtttttgatgccacatcatcgtcttctcttctgcaggactggctgatgcgattgacgcttgtgccccatgatgtgtttctcccattaatacaaacatgtttgcaactgtctttctcgcctttaaaaccaccagcgctcctttgacaattttcattattccattgtctgttcggatcttacagccaagactatcaaattgtcctacagacaaaagattcttcttcaagtctttcacatgccGCACTTCTAAAATAGTACGaattaagccatcatacatcttcaatttgatggtgccaatgccagcaatctccaaagcatgattatcacccatgaacactttgcctccagagatgggttcatatgtatggaaccaatctcgattaggagtcatatgccatgttgctcctgaatccattagccagacctcagtgagctcttctctatctgtagagactgtcgctgcttcactatataaaacctctccatcttctgaggtgcttgcgacacatccttgaggttttgatgactctgcagtaTTCTCTATACCccttttaaaccaacaatcctttttgaagtgcccttttctgccacagttgtagcatttcacagtcttcttacttcttgatttggacctcccttgcctttgactcccactagagccacgctccgttgatctccctcttgacaccaacaatgcctctgcttggtttgaactatttctgtctcctttatttttacgcctattttcttcttccaagatggcggctgcaacatcatcaaagactaaatagtctgtgaggatattattggtcaagttgataatgagctgatcatacgaatctggaagactttgaaatagaagctctgcacgttcactttcctctatttgttgacccaacgtagtgagttgtgaaaatagagtccttattgtattgatgtggtcagtcaccgtcgtggtttctgccattcgaagggtataaagtctccgctttaagaaaatcttattgtgcaaagacttggactcatatagctttgttagagtctcccatatctccttagctgttttcttctccgccacacttgataatacttcatcggctaatgctaaatgtatgttagcaatagcattgccatccatctcattccattttgcattatcagtgatctccgcgggtcgatccccaattgctgccaagcaattgtctttccttaagattgccttgattctcattttccagagtgagaaattgctcccattaaacctttcaatctcgtactttgctgccattttattcaccgtgatctattcagctatcaccgtttcacagAACTGTAACGTATACagaaatagtatcgtgtgaataatacttcactaagtaagttcccaggaaagattggaggggtcacaaacggtcccgcttaaaacccaatctccttagacagaacttcctagactgtatttaatcaccgcactgactttctatatacgccaacagtaacttatgtgaacagtaccgtatgggtgaatagtgccgtataggtgaatagtgccgtagacgtgaatagtaactgtatacacgaataacttttgtgtattaacaacaccaaccaagaaggctctgataccactgttaggatactggcatgcaaacccgacaagacaaaaggcaaggaataagataaaatgagaaatgagacacacaagaatttacgtggttcacccaattgggctacgtccacaggcaagtatagaaggattttactaagtaatgtgggaattacaacctctctcaaataataggagaacaactaagaatctctctattattaggagaaaacacctcacttactctcttacaaatacctcacaattttgtgggattactctctcttcactctactcttctcttctctatcttggtgtgcatttaggcttgaatgcattgcctatttataggcaagagtgagggtataatggtcataaatttaggaggaatatatgcctaacaactcatcctccactcatactccaccaattataccaactcatcctccactcacactccaccaattacaactcatctcccactcaaatcccatcaattatgccaactaatGTAAAATGGCTTTACATGTATGTGATCGTTTCACACCACATAGccttcaatttcatccaataAATACTACCTCTCCTCCTCTTATTTCAGCACCAAAAAAAGATCCTGCAAATCAACAAAATCTCTCCCCCTTTCAATCTTTTTGTGATCTTTTAAAATCCTAAGTTATAATGGGTGTTGTCACTTTGGAAAATGAGTTTGCCGTCGCTGTCGCCCCAGCCAAGCTTTTCAAGGCATACTGCCTTGAAATTGACACCCTTTTGCCTAAAATTCTACCAGATCACATTAAGAGCTCCGAGATAATTGAAGGAAATGGAGGGCCAGGAACCATCAGGAAGATCACTTTTTCTGAAGGTTAGTATATTATTTGTTgcaattacttttatttaaattaactatATTGAAATCAACATACCACTCTCTGTATATACCGCACAAAGAAGTAACACATTGATTTTGCACTTGCAGGCAAAGAACTAAGTTATGCCAAGCAGAAGATTGAGGCAATTGATGAAGAGAACTTGACCTACAGCTTTAGCCTGATTGAAGCCAATGTTTGGAAGGATGCAGTTGAAAAGGTGACTTACGAGCACAAGTTCGTGCCGACTCCTGAGGGAGGTTCCATTTGCAAGAGAACCAGCACATACTGCATCAAGGGTGATGCTGAGATCAACAAAGACCAAATCAAGGATGTGTATGGCAAAAAGACTGAAGGCTTGTTCAAGGCTGTTGAAGCCTACTTCTTGGCCAATCCAGATGCCTAAATACGAGAATTCCTATGCTTGATTGTCTCTTTTGTTTGCTTGCTTGTTTTTAATCAAAAGGAGAGTGGCTTTGGGGTGACaatagttttttgtttatttatttttgttataaggGAAAAACTCTAGCACGTCGAGCATCCAGTATTCCTTGTTGGTGTGGTTACTTGTACTGTACCATTTCTATCCGTGAGTGAACATTATTGTATTGtttgcaatataaaataaaatccaacttgtgattaagtttttttatctttgtattaTTATGAACATCGATTGATTGATTATCAACAGTGTATAtaagcgttttttttttttcatttctctgtgtgtgtgtatttgtttGAATTCCATATTATTAGAGTAAAAattcctaattaaaattaagaacatgaatatttcaaaaatatacatTACTTGCCGCAACAGGAAATTCCATAAGGATATATACTTCAGTCAATTAAAATGTCCAATCCAGAAACTCTATATATACAAAGCGACGACTCATCTCTCCAATCTCTCTGCTTCTCAAGGAATCACGATTTAGGGAAAAATCCCCAAATTAAAGGGAAACCCACTAAAAGGATTTGCGAAAAGTGTGAATCTCTCAACCTCCCATTCCGATCTACTTAATCCGACATTAGTTATTCTAATTCTATATcctaaacttctttttttcatgctttCATCCCTGCATGCTGAGAGATGAaagaaaaactcataaaaaaaggtGCTCGTTAAGCacattttaactatatatatatatatataaatattttttatataaatgagtttatattataattatgagttCCATGGGGGTagttgttagagaataatataaattatatcccaAGACCTCActtaatagtttaagctattaaattgatatggttctttgacatgatatcagagtcttTATAACCTAGTGGTcatgagttcaaatctcaccatccctatttatttgataaaaatgaagTACAAGGTAATGTGAGCATGTGCAAGTTTTAAGCCCAAATGGCTTTCACTTAAGAgggtgtgttaaagaataatataaatcatataatggaaactcacctaacagtttaagctattgggttgagatgattttttgacatgatattagagtcttgatgaccaagtggtctcAAGTTCGAATCTTAcaatcctcatttatttgataaaaattaagcacgaGGTAATGTgagtttgtgcaagtttcaagtctaaaggctttcacttgaagggaaagatctcacctaatagtttaagatattgggttgagatgattttttttatttaaaaattacataaaaataattttttatttaattttaattattgtctttttacgaacatttattttaattttcaggtaattaattagaaataggTTTAGGAGAAGTTCCCTGTGAGAGCAGGCACGTTGACTTACAATAAAAGTTGTGAGAAATTAATGTTTCACGCTTATATATATAGGGTGAAAAAAAGTTAGCCCATCTCTATAAGCATCGAACATATAATTAGATCTGTGGATAAGGGTTTTGACTTGTTACTTTTCTTATGTATCCCCtgcccttttttatttattattattgtattattgatttttaaaagaccACCTAATGGGGCTGCGCCCGGCATGAAGGGCTGCCTCTTTTTTCAGCCTCCTTCCGACCAGGCACTTGAAATAATGACAACGTAAGACTTCTTTTTGTAATGACTTCTACTACCATGAAATTGATGTTCTAGaattcaccctttttttttgtagtattGAATAAATGATGGAGAATTGTCGATTAAGGATTTTATATGGTTTCGTAGGTGCTTTATTTGACTAGGACATAAATGATTTAAACCAGATAATGTCCTTGAACAGAATGTGAAGAACTAATTAGCACTGGTCATCGACACATATATGTGATCCTTTCACACCACATAGCCTTCAATTTCATGCTATAAATACTACCTCTCCTCCTCTTGTTTCAGcaccaacaaattaaaacatcTTGCAAATCAATAAAATCTCTCCCCTCTTCTCAGTCTTTTAAAATCTTAAGTTTATAATGGGTGTTATCACTTTGGAAAATGAGTTTGCTGTCGCTGTCGCTCCAGCCAAGCTTTTCAAGGCATACTGCCTTGAGACCGACACTCTTTTGCCTAAAATTCTACCAGAGCACATTAAGAGCTCTGATATAGTTGAAGGAAATGGAGGGCCTGGAACCATCAGGAAGATCACTTTTGCTGAAGGTTAGTATATTATATGTTGcaattacttttaattaaattaactatattGAAATCAACATACCACTCACTGTATATACCGCAGAAAGAATAACACATTAATTTTGCACTTGCAGGCAAAGAACTCAGTTATGCCAAGCAAAAGATTGAGGCAATTGACGAAGAGAACTTGACCTACAGCTTCAGCTTGATTGAAGCCAATGTTTGGAAGGATGCAGTTGAAAAGGTGACTTATGAGCACAAGTTCGTGCCAACTCCTGAGGGAGGATCCATTTGCAAGAGAACCAGCACATACTACATCAAGGGTGATGCTGAGTTCAACAAAGATCAAATCAAGGATGTGTATGGAAAAAAGACAGCGGGCTTGTTCAAGGCTGTTGAAGCCTACTTCTTGGCCAATCCAGATGCCTAAATATGAGAATTCCCATGTTTGATAGTCTTTTTGGTGTGgcttgtttgtttcttttttttctctggcCTTGGCAGTGTAGCAAatgctttttcttctttttttggataaatttttTCTGCCTTGATAGTATTTGATTTTGTGGTCATTTGTATGAAAGCATTTCTATTAAGTTATTGTATTGTTTgcaatatacaaaataaaaagctttttatttccttatatatttttttcgagAGGACTTGAGTTTATGGaactttcttctctttcccttttttttttaaaatgataatacaTCAAAGAACAATTGTAGAATCcaatcaatagtttttttttattcggatATTCTTATACTCTTTTAAAGGATGGGACTAGTCCCGTTCGAGGTTCATGACTATCTCTCTTAATAAATATACTTTCTATGGATCGAACTTGTATTCTCACCTTTACAGGAATATAACAATGCCTTAACCGCTAAACCAACACTTCATTGGTCAATCAATAGATATAAATgcacataaaaaaagaattatgttTAAAGAATTTGTatggttttatgttttattatattttaaaatattaatttgtttgaaagtgtgagaattaatattatttataaatctaAAGACTAATACGGCTCCAATTATAACACGtaagtttttcaattattatcaaACATCTTTAACAATTCACCCTTTGATAATTTATATGCCTTTAAAGCTCACCCCCTTAACATTTCACCTTCAATTTTTTAACCTTGTATTAAATACAGCCTTAATATAATTATGGAGCATCTTATTTTGACTGGCTCTGTTCTATTCATTCTATTATTATTCCTACTCCAAACTTTTATGGAGTGACCAAACTAAGCCTCTTTAGAGTTTCTTTCTTTACATTTgattttgtaataataattatgttttaaaatattttaaaaaatgaaaaggtcaAAAACACTCCTTGCCTACaattagtattttaattaaaaataaattaataatttcactataaaaaaacaaaaaaacaaactcgCTTAtctcattcaatttaataatgtcatcaattgagctttataaaaaaactattttgtttttcaatttacactTCATTAGCTTACActctgaaaaacaaaatcatcattaCATTATAGTAATatataaagtttatttatttttgtattttaaaagtattctttaaaaaataatttttttctttacttcaatttttttttaatatttctaaataaaaatattttaaaaataattattactataatattaaaagagcTCATAGTTAAACGAATCTTGCTCTGTAATGTTTTACATAGCACtcttagttatatatatatatatatatatatagacacacacacacattatttGGAAGCCTACCAAATTATACcttctagattttattttttttgtcaaattattaatttattataccaTCGACATTGATAGGCGCTTCATTTGAACAATTGATAATGATCATGGCCATTCTTTATTGTGATCATATTCTGGTGACTTTCCTTCAATCTCtcaataatcatttttttttcgatATGGGGAGTGAAAGAAGattaataaaattggaaaaatattgcTTAAATACAAACATTAGGCTTGACTTTTAAGTTTTCAAATCCCCTTTTCTCGAAGtatttttccttgaaattgatATGCTGGgatttcccttttctttattGAATAAATGATAGAGTGTATAAACATAGTCAATTAACAATTTAATATGGTTTCATAGGTGTTTTATTTGACCAGTGCATCTATTATTTAGAACAATGAATGACCATGAACAGTGCATGAAGAATTTAGGGCTACTCTTTGATACATGTATGCGATCCTTTCACGCCACTAaccttcaatttcatcctataAATACTACCTCTCCTCCTCTCATTTcagcaccaaaaaaaaaaatcttccaaatcaacaaaatctcccccccccccccccctctcagTCTTTTAAAATCTTACGTTAAAATGGGTGTCATCACTTTGGAAAATGAGTTTGCTGTTGCTGTCGCCCCAGCCAAGCTTTTCAAGGCATACTGCCTTGAAATTGACACCCTTTTGCCTAAAATTCTACCAGAGCACATTAAGAGCTCTGAGATAATTGAAGGAAATGGAGGGCCTGGAACCGTCAGGAAGATCACTTTTGCTGAAGGTTAGTATATTATATGTTGCAATTACttgtaattatattaattaactatattgAAATCAGCATAACACTCGCTATATGTACCGCAGAAAGAATTAACAAATTGATTTTGCACTTGCAGGAAAAGATCTCAGTTATGCCAAGCAGAAGATTGAGGCAATTGACGAAGAGAACTTGACCTACAGCTTCAGCTTGATTGAAGCCAATGTTTGGAAGGATGCAGTTGAAAAGGTGACTTACGAGCACAAGTTCGTCCCAACTCCTGAGGGAGGATCCATTTGCAAGAGAACCAGCACATACTACATCAAGGGTGATGCCGAGATCAACAAAGATCAAATCAAGGATGTGTATGGCAAAAAGACAGCAGGCTTGTTCAAGGCTGTTGAAGCCTACTTCTTGGCCAATCCAGATGCCTAAATATGAGAATTCCTATGCTTTATGGTCTCCTTGGtgtgtttgtttcttcttcttttcaatcaAAAATGGTGGCTTTTGCTTGGcaatagttttttctttgtgttttgttATTTGGGAAAAGCTCCAAGTACGTGAGAGCATCCACAATTACTAATTAGTGTTTGTTGAAGCGGTCATTTGCCTATTTGTAATGTACCATTTCTATTCGCGAGTAAACATTATTGTATTGTTTGcaatatacataataaaaatcaacttgagatcgagttttttttttaatatatatttttagagatgACTTGAGTTTATAgacttttctcttctttccttatttttttttaaccctcgaaatgataatatatatgcatACCAATTTCTAGGAATAATGAAGCTTCATAAAATCTTTCTTAGGTGCAGGTAGGCTGCATCTTTCATCCATCCACAAGGATGggctatcattttatttataacaagTCATGTGATAATTGGAATTGATTGGTacgagataaatttttttttttaaaaaaaatattattattttggaaacattaattttttcaaaatcaataaattttaactaaattatttGGATCACATGCATGTCAATTCagattttttataaatgcatgttggtttaatttttttttaattttttttatttataagaatcAACTATCTCAAGTTAACTTGttgaatcaaactaaatttaataaaaatatttatttaaaaaattatgtctaattattttagataagtttatattctttttgttatgtgtgtgtgttagtTTGAATTCCAGGTTATTAGTTTGAATTCAAGATGGCTTTGAACgtcttaattattaaaaaataaaaatatatgtatttaaaaaatatacattactTGCCGCAGCTGGAAATTCCCTTTCGCACTAAGGACACTTTAGTCAATTAAATCGTCCAATCCAGAAACTCTGTGCATACAAAGCAACGACTTGAATCTTATAATCCCCAAATCAGAGAAAA from the Populus nigra chromosome 9, ddPopNigr1.1, whole genome shotgun sequence genome contains:
- the LOC133702606 gene encoding major allergen Pru ar 1-like, with protein sequence MGVVTLENEFAVAVAPAKLFKAYCLEIDTLLPKILPDHIKSSEIIEGNGGPGTIRKITFSEGKELSYAKQKIEAIDEENLTYSFSLIEANVWKDAVEKVTYEHKFVPTPEGGSICKRTSTYCIKGDAEINKDQIKDVYGKKTEGLFKAVEAYFLANPDA
- the LOC133703886 gene encoding major allergen Pru ar 1-like; translated protein: MGVITLENEFAVAVAPAKLFKAYCLEIDTLLPKILPEHIKSSEIIEGNGGPGTVRKITFAEGKDLSYAKQKIEAIDEENLTYSFSLIEANVWKDAVEKVTYEHKFVPTPEGGSICKRTSTYYIKGDAEINKDQIKDVYGKKTAGLFKAVEAYFLANPDA
- the LOC133703979 gene encoding major allergen Pru ar 1-like, whose product is MGVITLENEFAVAVAPAKLFKAYCLETDTLLPKILPEHIKSSDIVEGNGGPGTIRKITFAEGKELSYAKQKIEAIDEENLTYSFSLIEANVWKDAVEKVTYEHKFVPTPEGGSICKRTSTYYIKGDAEFNKDQIKDVYGKKTAGLFKAVEAYFLANPDA